GTGGGCTGAGGTGTACGAGCTGGGCGCGTCGATGGGCACCATGAAGCTGTTGCCAAAATTTTCATAGCCGTGCCCGGCGTAGTAGAGCAAACCTGTCAGGAGCGGGGGACAGTGGGTGACATTCCTTGACCCGCCGGTGCCCACTTCTTGCCCGACCGCCCTGAAAGACACCCTCCCAGCACAAAACCACCCAGTTCCCCCCAGCTGGAGCCACCCCGGTGAGTGCTGCCGCACCATAGACACCCTtgtcgaggaggaggaggaactcgTTGACAGCCATCTGCATCTCGGCCTTGCACAGGTCCAGCAGTGAGACCACCTTGAAGTCGAGCTGGCGGAGGAGGGCGCTGAGGGCGTGCACGTCCACCATGGGCGCCTTCAGCTGCTTGTGGTGGAGGTAGTGCATGTTGCCAATCAGCAGGGCCACTTTGTCGGTGGCTGCCAGGACAGGAGAGGGAGGCATTGGGGACGGAGCAGGAAGCTCCTGCTGTCCCTGCTACCTTCAGCCCACAGAGGTGACACCCGGTTGTGGCCAGTGTCACTGTCCCCGGGCACCGGGGTGCCCCGTGGCGTCCCTGCCTCACTGCTCCGTTCTCCCCAGCGTGCAAGGTACCCCTGGCCAAGCAGAGCCTCgtggggtgacactggggacactggggatggtCACAGCCCCACagggccaccagcccctcctGGGCAGGCTCTTACCGTACAGCTGGCTGGGACTGCCATGCTCTGGAGAGCCTGGAAAGAGAGAAATACCATGCCATGGCCCCGCGGTGTCTGGGGAGTGCAGCCGGCAGAGCAGTGGGGACCTGCCCCCACCTACCTCCATCCccctcctgccaggagcctccAGAGGCAAAGAGCCGTGGGCCTGTGACAAAGCGGGGGGGTCAGGGAGCCCcatgagcagcagcaccagctggtgCAGGCTGGAGCCCTCCAAAACCATGGGGCAGCCACGGGAAGGCTTTATGTGGGGGCAGACCAGAGCCAGGACAGGCAGGCTGGGGGGCCATGGAGGTTTGTCCGGGGCCCTCACCGATCTCCACATCCACTTCCCGGCTCCACACCTCATGGAAGAGGTTGAACACGCGGCAGGAGTAGCAGCCCCGCTCGGCTGTTGTCACCAGCTTCACCTGCCGGCAGGatggagcaggcagctggggcGGCGTGCCATGGGGTGCCGTGCCGCGCCGCAGCAGGGCTCCCACCATACCTGCAGCCGGGGCGCCTGCGCACCCTCCACGGGGCGCCTGTTCCTGAACCACTGGTACTGGGGCGGGGGGTTGCCGATGGCTCTGCACTCCAGTGCCAGCGTGTCCCCCTCGGCCAGGCAGCATGGCTGTGGCTGCCGCAGGATCTGCAGCCCCACCATGGTTGGGCAGTAACCGCTGGCtagggaggggacagggtggcaAATCTGGCACCTGGCCATGACAGGGCTCTGCTGAGCTGCCCCTCACCCACAGGCCCTGGCACCCTGGCGTGGGTGGCATGAGCCAGAGGCCACCAGGAGGACACAGGACACTCAACTCCTCCATGGGCACCATCACCCCAGCAAGCCCAGAGACCCTCACAGCTGAGCCAGGGTGCAACATGGCAAGCGATGCCCTACAGGAGCCACCTGATGGGGCAAGCGGTGGCCCGTGGGTGCCAGCCCAGGGATGCAGATTTTGGGGCCCacctgagctggggctgctgctcctctccaccTGGACGTGGGCCCACCTGGAGAAGGCGAAGGCAGCCCCGCAGTTCACCCGGCAGATGTACCACTCGGGCTGGCTCCGGGTGGCCGTGTCGATTACCAGCTCCGGGGCCGTGGCTCCAGGCACCTATGAGACAGGAGGGGACGAAGGAGTCGGGGGGGGTCCCTCCCACCCATCCTGGTGCCCTCGCCATGGATGGGGCTCAGGGGCCCTGCTCAGTGGGGCGCAGCGGGACCTCACCTCCCGCTTCCCACAGAACCACTGGTAGGCGAGCCCTGGGGGGCCGGTTGCCCAGCAGGTCAGGGACACCCGCATTCCCTCCATCACCACCTGCGACTCTGGCTGCACCGTGATTCGGATCATGTCCTGGACtgtgggagaggagaaagcagcCTGGGCTGGCTGAGACCACTGCCCTGCACCATCCCATCACATCCAGTCCCATCCTGCCCTGTTCCACACCTGCCCACAACAGCGTGTCCtctcctatcccatcccatcctactgtaccctgtcccatcccacccctctgtCCTGTCCCAACCATCTCACCTTTCCTTGTCCCACTCAGTGCCATCCCACTCACCCCAGCTCATCTTGTTCCATCCTATCCCACCCCACTCTgctccaccccaccccatcccatcttGTCCCATTGTACCCTGTCCCATCCCACTCCACCCTGTTCCATCCCTTCTTATCCCATCACTACTTGTCCCACCACATCCTGTTGCCCACCCCCTCATTCCAGCACACCACATCCCATCCTATCTGACCCTACTGCatacatcccatcccatcccatcccagggctCCGCTACCCAGAGCAAGACCACCAgcaggaagagctgctcctcATCTCCCCCTGCTTGGCTTCTGCTGAGCCACTGTCCCCCGGTGCCCCTCTCCAGGTCCCGTGGGACCCCACTGTCCATCCCTACCAGCGCTGCTGAGGACCTGGCAGGCCCGTGTGTGCCCCATCCTCTCCAGGCAGCCCAACAGGTACTTGAGGGTGCAGTCGCGCTcggccaggagctgcaggaggcacTGCGTGGGGCTGCCATGGGGCTCCAGCACCTTCAGCGAGCacatctccagctcctctgcGCTGCAAGGCACCCGCAGTGCTCAGTGCCACAGCCCACCTCCCGCACCGGGAGGACGGGGAACACCACCGGGGCACTCAGCAGTGCCCCCAGTCCAGTCTGTGGCCACAATGGGGTGGCCAAGGgacctgcctgcccctctctcAGCCCATGGCAGAGCTGCACCATGTGCGTTTTATCACCCCATGatgtcccccagcccctaccTGCACTTGAAGCGTTTCTCCGCCCCAGCCACCTCAGCCAGCTTGCGCCAGCCCCAGCCAGCGTTATCCAGGAGCTCGCAGAGCCGGGCCATCACCTGCTCGCCCAGTGAGCCGATGGGCATGCTCCAGTCCCCCATcctgtcccagccccaccacctgcctggggacacggaggggatgAACCATCAGCTGGTGACACAGTGACAGGCACCTGCAGCCCACTGGACACGGCTGGGCACAgggtggctggggagaggggcacCAGCACGAGCTCACTGGCAGTGGGTCACCTCGTCACAGGAGCCCGGGAGGGTTTTggcctccccagggaggtgccggGATCTGGCCGGGTGGCACTGGTGGATCCGGCTGCAGCAGCCAGCCAGGAATGACACAAGTTCCCCCTCTGTGCTCAGGGGAGAAGACTTGTGACAGAGGCACAGGTGACCCCGCTCACCCCTGGCCTCAGGCAAGGAACCAGGGCCACGTTAGCCCAGCCCCAGGACAGGGACCTTTGCAGGATGTCGTCCAATTGGACTGGAAAGAGGGGATGTCCCCTGTCACCTTCCCCGTCCTTTCAGGGGACATGGGGAATGGGGCCCAtcacagagggctgaacctggaGACCCCTCTCCCTctggcagcagcccccccactGTCACCAGGCCCCTGGGTGGTGGCCCCACAGCCAGCATGAGCCCTGCCGGGCCACGACAAGGAGCCTGCAAAGGAGTTAGGGGAGGGTacatgggggtcctggggctgggacccaccaCAGCTGCCCCTGTCCCTGGCAACAGCTTCCTCAGCAATGGGAGCACGGCAGGAGTCACCCTGGATGGGGGCAGCACCCAGGGACgggctccctctcctcctccccctgagtcTCTCCCCACCGACCCACCCCAGGTGGCTGCTTGTCCCCAGGACCAAGCCATCTGTGGTGGCTGGGTGACACAACCCCACgttgggggggacgggggactcTGAGACAGAGGGCAGGGACTCGAGTGCCTCCTCTGCTCGCCCCCTCCTGGATTTGGGGGGCTGGAGGCACTGGGGGTGGCGAGGGGAGGGTGAGCTGCAGGAGGGGCCCGGCAGGGACAGGGCACTCACCGCTGGATACGGCCCGGCCTGAGCCCCGTCAGCTCCAAGGGTGCGCACTGAGCCCCAGGCAGAGGAAATGAGGGTTCAACCCAAAATCTCCCCAACACTCCCCCGCGCTGCAGCGCGGcacttctgctttcctctgccgCTTCCTGTGCCAGCGCGGGGGCGTCGCAGCCGCCAACCcagccgccccgcagcccccaggggagctgctcatggcccccagccccggccccagggtggggggcactgcggctgctgctgggccaggcagcagctccatcaccccttCCTCGCTGCAGGATCTCCCAGGTGGCTGCTTTGTCCCCGCAACCCAGCTTGAGGCCAGGCAGGAGCCGCAGGGCAGCGAGTCCCAGTCAGAGACAAACCAAGGGGACGGGGGCACCTCTCAGCCGGGGGAGTCCATGCACGGGCAGGACCGAGGCCCAGGGGaagctgctgggctctgccaggctgggtACAGGTAGGGACAGGGCAGCGAGGCCCCTGTTGCTGTGGGGAAGACCCTGCCGTCACTGCACAGCCCAGCTGGGACCCCAGCATCCCAGCAGCCGCTGGTCTCCTGCTGCCGGAGGAGAAAGCGAGAGCACGGCGCAGGGGTGGCACTGCAAGGGGCCACCATGTCCCCCCTCACCTCGCCCACTGCACTGCCAGAGCCTGGCCCCCATCCTCCCACCCCCGGGGAACACAGGCTGCTCAGCCCCCAAAGCTcccccaggggacacagggacaccagTGGAGTCattccccaccccaaccccactaCACCCCCCACGGGGACCTTAGGCCCTTGCAGTGCAGGCTGTGACACAGCAGGGAGCAGGACCCACCTGGTGGCACAGGCTCCCTCTACGAgcaaaaaaatgaacttttgttTTAGCAAATACACCAAGAATTTGTGGTCTGCGCTGCCTCAGCCCCTCACCAGCCCCTCGGCATGAGGGGGGACCCGCACTGAGCTTGGTGAAGACCTGGGTTTGCCACAGCCTCCGTAACAGGTATCAGCCTCACAgagatttattattaatttacagcaagaaaaagagacCAAAAGCAGGAGCTGGTCCCAGCGCCACCTGCGCTGGCACTCAGGGTGGTCCCCGCACCCCGAGTTCTGCCAGCACCTACAGCTTCTTGCCCTTCTTCAGCCTGTTGCGCTGCCACGTGTTGTACTTCCGCAGGCGCCTCCAATACTCCATCGAGTCAGggtccagctcctccagcttctTGGGGGGCCCGAGGTGGATCTTGAAGAGCCTGGGGGTGAACGCAGAGGATGTAAGGCTGCGGCAGGGAGGGTAAAGGGACAAGCACGGGACAGAGTGATGGCTGTGACCAGGACGTGCAGATCCCTCACCCACCACATACAGGGTGCTGCCTGCTCTCCTCCCCTGGCCCTCGGGGAAGGTCTCTGGGCTGCAGAGCGGCAGTTTTCCTCTTCCCAGAGCAGGTCCTTGTCTCTCCTACACTCACCTGTACCTCCGGGACGAAACCTCTGTAGGGATGGGCCCCCAGGAGGGACCCCACTTCTGCACACAGACAAGGGGGCTGGGCACCACCTACCAGTCGGGGTACTCGGAGTCGGGCTTCAGGGCCACCTCCGGGCCGTCCTTGAAGTAATTGACCCCCATGGCATAGGTGGTGAGCATGACGGGGTCCGTGCAGACCTCcgggccctgcagcccctccttcGGCACGTTCTTGCCCTTGGACTTCATAGCTGTGGGGACAAGGGCACGGTCAAGGCCGGGGATACAGAGATGCTGGCAGGGGAATGgacgggagccggggcacggggcGAGGTGCCGTGAGGAGGCGGCTAAGCTGCCACTGGGGAGGGCCCGGGGGACGCGTGACCGGGCCGCGCGGGGACTCAGGACCGCGGACGGGGGCTGAGGGCCGTGGGCCAGCCCCGAAGCCGGGGGCACCGGCAGGGACGAGCGGCGGGACGAGGCTCACCGGGCTTCTTGGCGTATCCACGGGCCGAGCCCGGCAGCGCCACCCGCGCCGCCCGCAGCAGCACCCGGGCCGCCATGTTGGGCgccgcggggcacgccgggagggGGCTGTgc
This region of Numenius arquata chromosome 25, bNumArq3.hap1.1, whole genome shotgun sequence genomic DNA includes:
- the LOC141475448 gene encoding mucosa-associated lymphoid tissue lymphoma translocation protein 1-like gives rise to the protein MGDWSMPIGSLGEQVMARLCELLDNAGWGWRKLAEVAGAEKRFKCSAEELEMCSLKVLEPHGSPTQCLLQLLAERDCTLKYLLGCLERMGHTRACQVLSSAVQDMIRITVQPESQVVMEGMRVSLTCWATGPPGLAYQWFCGKREVPGATAPELVIDTATRSQPEWYICRVNCGAAFAFSRWAHVQVERSSSPSSASGYCPTMVGLQILRQPQPCCLAEGDTLALECRAIGNPPPQYQWFRNRRPVEGAQAPRLQVKLVTTAERGCYSCRVFNLFHEVWSREVDVEIGPRLFASGGSWQEGDGGSPEHGSPSQLYATDKVALLIGNMHYLHHKQLKAPMVDVHALSALLRQLDFKVVSLLDLCKAEMQMAVNEFLLLLDKGVYGLLYYAGHGYENFGNSFMVPIDAPSSYTSAHCLCVQRVLQSMQQRRTGLNIFLLDMCRKRNLNDDIIPQVGALQVTANIVFGYATCADAEAYELSQGELSNGIFVTFLKRWLLEDEKITVLLDKVAEDMGTLEITRGRQALELRSNLSERRALTDPIRPPGQDESSARNLQWAKAHVLPESRHLCFDCGVTVQLGFAAEFSNIMIIYTRVVTTPGDITECEAKLTDIPEELDVDLKCTNKESPEEVGSPLAPAWSLGCPSSCLYSRLCGLQKLRQELAFTVCLQYRYRGMDDFVEERRMVNVGKPLIAKLNLRLAASPSPPGSPLSASPPRSWGVTGGSWVNTPEENLSPEVPGSHAL
- the MRPL54 gene encoding large ribosomal subunit protein mL54 encodes the protein MAARVLLRAARVALPGSARGYAKKPAMKSKGKNVPKEGLQGPEVCTDPVMLTTYAMGVNYFKDGPEVALKPDSEYPDWLFKIHLGPPKKLEELDPDSMEYWRRLRKYNTWQRNRLKKGKKL